In Lotus japonicus ecotype B-129 chromosome 5, LjGifu_v1.2, one genomic interval encodes:
- the LOC130719703 gene encoding uncharacterized protein At4g04775-like, producing MSQMSRESRSSARSSSSFSVRRRMIRNGKCFCGDRVVFLTSHTGINPNRDFWRCRHFLKPNDCGFFLWDDEAGLEAYERQNLLKLVKISDELADMKRILEDTKRELEETKNKLVDSNKKLEDRKNLTILTCVLLCVLLVWAVAGMILY from the exons ATGTCTCAAATGTCAAGGGAATCTCGTTCTAGTGCtagatcttcttcaagcttttCTGTTCGACGAAGAATGATTCGTAATGGGAAGTGTTTCTGTGgagacagggtagttttcctcaCTTCCCACACTGGTATTAACCCAAATAGGGATTTCTGGAGATGTCGACATTTCTTG AAACCAAATGACTGTGGGTTCTTTCTTTGGGATGATGAGGCTGGCTTAGAAGCTTATGAAAGACAAAATTTGTTGAAACTCGTGAAGATATCTGATGAATTGGCTGATATGAAGAGGATTTTGGAGGATACAAAGAGGGAATTAGAGGAAACCAAGAACAAGCTGGTTGATTCGAACAAAAAATTGGAGGATAGAAAGAATTTGACAATTTTGACTTGTGTACTGTTGTGTGTACTTTTAGTATGGGCTGTAGCTGGAATGATATTGTATTGA